The following coding sequences are from one Haliotis asinina isolate JCU_RB_2024 chromosome 3, JCU_Hal_asi_v2, whole genome shotgun sequence window:
- the LOC137277977 gene encoding mitochondrial nicotinamide adenine dinucleotide transporter SLC25A51-like, whose amino-acid sequence MVVKQSCNMPGEEVVSMKMQMNLEEYQEFICGWGAALINITATFPINKAMFRQQLHGISGFKAVGQLKKEGLGNLYRGVVPPLMQKTTSLSLMFGMYHKFQRMLMDQCPTWSKASVQATAAMLAGMTEATLSPFERVQTLMQDRNYHKRFTNTPHAMYELRTYGLREYYRGLTPILMRNGPSNVMFFLGRDFLHDLVPLGESPTEKFLKHFISGAVLGAFISTLFYPINVVKTRMQSQLGGEYLGFWRTFIVVIEERGYSVRKLFRGYHLNYTRSFLSWGIINASYEYLMKHFFRKSELS is encoded by the exons ATGGTTGTGAAGCAGTCGTGCAACATGCCAGGGGAGGAAGTGGTTAGTATGAAAATGCAGATGAACCTGGAGGAATATCAGGAGTTCATATGCGGCTGGGGAGCAGCCCTCATCAACATCACTGCTACTTTTCCCATCAACAAGGCCATGTTTAGACAGCagttacatggtatttcag GTTTCAAGGCTGTGGGACAGTTAAAGAAGGAAGGCCTAGGCAACTTGTATCGCGGTGTAGTCCCCCCACTGATGCAGAAGACAACTTCCCTATCACTGatgtttgggatgtaccacaagtTTCAGCGCATGTTGATGGACCAGTGTCCAACGTGGTCCAAAGCATCAGTTCAAGCAACAGCAGCGATGTTGGCAGGGATGACTGAAGCAACGCTGTCACCTTTTGAGCGTGTTCAGACTTTGATGCAGGATCGGAACTACCATAAGAGATTTACCAACACACCTCATGCCATGTATGAACTGCGTACTTATGGACTCAGGGAGTACTATAGAGGCCTTACTCCAATCCTAATGCGTAATGGGCCTAGCAATGTGATGTTCTTCCTAGGGAGAGACTTTCTTCATGATTTAGTGCCACTTGGGGAAAGTCCAACGGAGAagtttttgaaacattttataAGTGGTGCTGTTCTGGGTGCATTTATTAGTACCCTTTTTTACCCTATTAATGTTGTCAAGACAAGAATGCAATCACAGCTTGGAGGAGAGTATCTAGGGTTTTGGCGTACCTTCATTGTTGTCATTGAAGAACGTGGCTACAGCGTCAGAAAACTATTCCGAGGATACCACCTCAACTACACCCGGTCGTTTCTCTCCTGGGGCATTATCAATGCTTCCTATGAGTACCTCATGAAGCATTTCTTCAGGAAATCCGAGCTTTCTTGA